In the Clostridium beijerinckii genome, one interval contains:
- a CDS encoding nitroreductase family protein, translated as MKFIELAAKRYSVRSFDTKKISQEDLNLILKAGQLAPTAANRQPQRILVLESEDALAKLQTCTIYHFNAPLALLICADKNEAWERSYDGKVHTDIDGSIIATHMMLQAAELGLGSTWVGHFDPAAIREAFNIPTNLEPVCLLPIGYPSSEAKPNPNHEKRKDISKTVFYNNF; from the coding sequence ATGAAATTTATAGAATTAGCTGCCAAAAGATATTCTGTAAGAAGTTTTGACACAAAGAAAATCAGTCAGGAGGATTTAAATTTAATTTTAAAAGCAGGACAATTAGCTCCGACTGCTGCAAATCGTCAACCGCAAAGAATTTTGGTACTTGAAAGTGAGGATGCTCTTGCTAAACTACAAACTTGCACAATTTATCATTTTAATGCACCGTTAGCATTACTTATATGCGCCGATAAAAATGAAGCATGGGAACGCAGCTATGACGGAAAAGTCCACACTGATATTGATGGAAGTATTATTGCTACGCATATGATGTTACAAGCTGCTGAACTTGGATTAGGTTCAACATGGGTTGGTCATTTTGATCCTGCGGCTATACGTGAGGCTTTTAATATACCAACAAATCTTGAACCTGTATGTCTTTTACCAATTGGTTATCCAAGTAGCGAGGCTAAGCCAAATCCTAACCACGAAAAAAGAAAGGATATTTCCAAAACTGTCTTTTACAATAATTTTTAA
- a CDS encoding sugar ABC transporter substrate-binding protein, with protein sequence MKKKIIALLSTVLIVGSLAGCGTKTQAGGTASTSGKKVIYFIPIVDTGAYWSPMKKAAEDEAKALGYDLVVKTSPPNETQKNEKHIGFLDEAIKNKAAGIAIAPMDPDMFDKKVKEANDKGIPVVTFDADVKTKENRTSYIGTDNKLAGEQLGENGAKALKEKGVTKGKIAMAAVNLTQTTMTYRQDGIKAGFEKVMGADAKNFEWLEPIQDNDQSAESKRQLEGQITSNPDMVAVFSLGSEGPDTGVMEAIKSQGKSGSIYHFGFDYTPTWENGVSSNLISGIVDQDSYAIGKTIIDTLDKKIKGEKVDDVYPVPVKWVTPDKIVEYGKEKQKQFTTETK encoded by the coding sequence ATGAAGAAGAAAATAATTGCTTTATTATCAACAGTGCTTATTGTTGGTAGCTTAGCAGGGTGTGGAACAAAGACACAAGCAGGGGGAACAGCAAGTACAAGTGGAAAAAAGGTTATTTATTTTATTCCAATAGTTGATACAGGAGCTTACTGGTCACCTATGAAGAAAGCAGCCGAGGATGAGGCTAAGGCATTAGGATATGATTTAGTAGTTAAAACTTCACCACCAAATGAAACACAAAAGAACGAAAAGCATATAGGATTCCTTGACGAAGCTATAAAGAATAAAGCAGCAGGAATAGCTATTGCTCCAATGGATCCAGATATGTTTGATAAGAAGGTTAAGGAAGCAAATGATAAGGGAATTCCAGTAGTAACTTTTGATGCTGATGTAAAGACAAAAGAAAATAGAACATCTTATATAGGAACAGACAATAAGCTAGCAGGAGAACAACTTGGTGAAAATGGTGCTAAAGCTTTAAAGGAAAAGGGTGTAACAAAAGGTAAAATTGCAATGGCAGCAGTAAACTTAACTCAAACAACTATGACATATAGACAAGATGGAATAAAAGCTGGATTTGAAAAAGTTATGGGAGCAGATGCTAAGAATTTTGAGTGGTTAGAGCCAATCCAAGATAATGACCAATCAGCAGAATCTAAAAGACAATTAGAAGGACAAATAACTTCAAATCCTGATATGGTAGCTGTATTCTCATTAGGATCAGAAGGACCAGATACAGGTGTAATGGAAGCAATAAAATCTCAAGGTAAATCAGGAAGTATCTATCACTTCGGTTTTGACTATACTCCAACTTGGGAAAATGGTGTAAGTAGCAATTTAATATCAGGAATTGTTGACCAAGATTCTTATGCAATAGGTAAAACTATAATTGATACTTTAGATAAGAAAATAAAAGGTGAAAAAGTTGATGATGTTTATCCAGTACCAGTTAAATGGGTAACTCCAGATAAAATTGTTGAATACGGAAAAGAAAAACAAAAGCAATTTACAACAGAAACTAAATAA
- a CDS encoding flavodoxin family protein, with protein sequence MKVYAINGSPRKNKNTATLLQKALDGVKEAAKDKEIETEIINLYDYNYTGCKSCFACKRLEGKSYGKCAVKDDIQEVLEKVSQADGIIFGSPVYFLDITGQLRSFIERLLFPYLVYDKNYSSLAPKKMPTAIIYTMNVTEEIMNKSGYLSTFNNVEGAIERIFTKPLVMYSNDTYQFNDYSKYKMEVFSEEAKAEHRKVQFPLDCQKAFEIGASLIK encoded by the coding sequence GTGAAGGTTTATGCTATCAATGGAAGCCCAAGAAAAAATAAAAATACGGCTACATTACTTCAAAAAGCTTTAGATGGAGTGAAAGAAGCGGCGAAAGATAAAGAAATTGAAACTGAAATAATTAATTTATATGATTATAACTATACTGGATGCAAAAGCTGCTTTGCTTGTAAGAGACTTGAAGGGAAAAGTTATGGGAAATGCGCAGTAAAAGATGATATTCAAGAAGTTTTAGAAAAAGTGTCTCAAGCTGATGGAATCATTTTTGGATCTCCAGTATATTTTTTAGATATAACAGGTCAATTGCGATCATTCATCGAACGATTATTATTTCCTTATTTAGTGTATGATAAAAATTATTCTTCACTGGCACCAAAAAAAATGCCAACAGCAATAATTTATACAATGAATGTAACAGAAGAGATAATGAATAAGTCTGGTTACTTATCAACTTTTAATAATGTAGAAGGAGCGATTGAAAGAATATTCACAAAACCATTAGTTATGTATTCAAATGATACTTATCAATTTAATGATTACTCAAAATATAAAATGGAAGTATTCTCTGAAGAAGCAAAAGCAGAACATAGAAAAGTTCAATTTCCTTTAGATTGTCAAAAGGCATTTGAAATAGGGGCTAGTCTAATAAAGTAA
- a CDS encoding sugar ABC transporter ATP-binding protein: MSNVFLEMKNIHKRFPGVYALKGAQLEIKKGEVHALLGENGAGKSTLMKILGGVHTQDEGQIFVEGVDCGVINPTKAAQLGIGFVHQELNLAETLTVAENVYMGRLPYKNEALGIVDYKKLHEDTDSIIKKLGIDIKATDLVMQLPTAKKQMVEIAKAISLNAKAIIFDEPTTSLSQKDVENLFKVIKTLKNEGVAAIYISHRLKEVFDICDRATVLRDGTYIESCELEGITQERLINMMVGRDLTELFPKEIFEPKEYVLEVENISDNVGRVKNVSLKARKGEILGLAGLVGSGRTELMRLVFGADKISEGKIRINGKEVKINSPMDAINNGICLLTEDRKSQGLSLVMSVLDNITLTNLKDFVLNHKKLRETGERFKDALEIKTANLDVMAGTLSGGNQQKLILAKWLNTDSEIFIFDEPTKGIDVGTKAEIYHIMNDLVRKGKVVIMVSSELPELLGMSDRIYVMCEGKLTGELSREEATQEKIMKLATLGGINKDESNN, encoded by the coding sequence TTGAGTAATGTATTTTTAGAAATGAAAAATATACATAAAAGATTTCCAGGAGTTTATGCTCTTAAGGGAGCACAGTTGGAAATTAAAAAAGGTGAAGTACATGCTTTATTAGGAGAAAACGGTGCTGGAAAATCAACTTTAATGAAAATACTTGGGGGAGTTCATACACAGGATGAAGGTCAAATATTTGTTGAAGGAGTTGATTGTGGAGTTATTAATCCAACTAAAGCTGCACAATTAGGTATTGGATTTGTTCATCAGGAGCTAAATCTAGCAGAGACATTGACGGTTGCAGAAAATGTTTATATGGGAAGACTACCATATAAAAATGAAGCCTTGGGTATTGTTGACTACAAGAAATTACACGAAGATACAGATTCCATAATAAAAAAATTAGGAATAGATATAAAAGCTACTGACCTAGTTATGCAGCTTCCAACTGCAAAGAAACAGATGGTAGAAATAGCAAAGGCAATAAGTTTAAATGCAAAAGCGATTATTTTTGATGAACCGACAACATCGTTATCTCAGAAGGACGTTGAAAACCTTTTTAAAGTTATAAAAACACTAAAAAATGAAGGTGTTGCAGCAATATATATATCACATAGATTAAAAGAGGTTTTTGATATTTGTGATAGAGCTACAGTACTCAGAGATGGTACTTATATTGAAAGCTGTGAACTAGAAGGGATAACTCAGGAAAGACTTATAAATATGATGGTAGGAAGAGATTTGACAGAGCTATTTCCTAAGGAGATTTTTGAACCTAAAGAATACGTTTTAGAAGTAGAAAATATTAGTGATAATGTTGGCAGAGTTAAGAATGTTAGTTTGAAAGCAAGAAAAGGTGAAATTTTAGGACTAGCTGGTTTGGTTGGATCAGGTAGAACAGAACTTATGAGGCTTGTATTTGGCGCTGATAAAATAAGTGAAGGTAAGATAAGAATCAATGGGAAGGAAGTTAAGATTAATTCACCTATGGATGCAATCAATAATGGTATCTGCCTTTTAACAGAAGATAGGAAGAGCCAAGGATTATCTCTAGTAATGAGTGTGCTTGATAATATAACTTTAACTAACTTAAAAGATTTTGTGTTAAATCATAAAAAGTTAAGGGAAACTGGAGAAAGATTTAAGGATGCACTTGAGATTAAAACAGCAAATCTTGATGTTATGGCAGGAACATTATCAGGTGGAAATCAACAAAAATTAATACTAGCTAAATGGTTAAATACGGACTCGGAAATATTTATTTTTGATGAGCCGACTAAAGGAATAGACGTTGGTACTAAAGCTGAAATATATCACATAATGAATGATCTAGTTAGAAAGGGCAAAGTAGTTATAATGGTGTCTTCTGAATTACCTGAATTATTAGGTATGTCAGATAGAATATATGTTATGTGTGAAGGAAAACTCACTGGAGAACTTAGCAGAGAAGAAGCGACACAAGAAAAGATTATGAAATTAGCTACGCTTGGAGGGATTAATAAAGATGAATCAAACAATTAA
- a CDS encoding winged helix-turn-helix transcriptional regulator — protein sequence MSDYMRYNKEFPDDNIYETECPVIYALDILGQKWKLPIMWYLSSKDSTRYNELKRKVKGVTNMMLTKSLKELEEHKLIVRTQYETIPPRVEYSLTERGKALLPTLKELYVWGEDQLKLDK from the coding sequence ATGAGTGATTATATGCGTTATAATAAAGAATTCCCTGATGATAATATCTATGAAACAGAGTGTCCTGTTATATATGCACTTGATATTTTAGGTCAAAAATGGAAATTACCTATCATGTGGTATTTATCAAGTAAAGATTCTACTAGATATAATGAATTAAAACGAAAAGTTAAAGGTGTTACTAACATGATGCTTACAAAGTCCTTAAAGGAATTAGAAGAACATAAGCTAATTGTTAGAACTCAATATGAAACTATTCCCCCTAGGGTTGAATATTCTTTGACAGAAAGAGGAAAAGCCTTACTTCCTACATTAAAGGAATTATATGTATGGGGCGAAGATCAACTTAAACTTGATAAATAA
- a CDS encoding ABC transporter permease yields MNQTINNKIVQEEGIKMKKEGFNIKNLFLKYSIYLVLVVLILVFSIASPDFLGAANASNFLRQIPTVGILTVAITMVIITGGVDLSIGAIAAFSGCTVAYLSVKGVSVPVSLLAGLLVGAVWGLFNGVLITKFKLESFILTMGTSYLIRGLILFFTNGIYIKGVPDWFYNISNTEVGISIIHTNTIVFIIIVLVMAYLMKNTRFGRYCYVVGSNKEAGRLSGINVNKHVIKVYAIEGVLAAIAGILLMSSINVGAPSEINGPDLFAMAGAIMGGVQFGGGVGTIGGAMVGIFTIQVFQSGLAILGINSFLQQAVTGAVIVLAIVVDFYRKGSLFKKKG; encoded by the coding sequence ATGAATCAAACAATTAATAATAAAATTGTACAAGAAGAAGGTATTAAGATGAAAAAGGAAGGGTTTAATATTAAAAACTTATTTCTCAAATATTCAATCTATCTAGTACTTGTAGTGCTTATTTTAGTATTCTCAATAGCAAGCCCGGACTTTTTGGGAGCAGCAAATGCTTCAAATTTCTTAAGACAGATTCCTACAGTGGGAATTTTAACTGTTGCTATTACTATGGTAATAATAACTGGAGGTGTTGATCTTTCCATTGGTGCAATAGCTGCATTTTCTGGATGTACAGTAGCCTATCTATCTGTAAAAGGGGTTAGCGTACCAGTTTCTTTACTTGCTGGGTTATTAGTAGGTGCAGTTTGGGGATTATTTAATGGAGTATTAATTACAAAATTTAAATTAGAATCTTTTATACTTACTATGGGTACAAGTTATTTAATAAGAGGATTAATACTATTTTTTACAAATGGGATTTATATCAAGGGTGTTCCGGATTGGTTCTATAATATTTCTAACACAGAAGTTGGAATATCAATAATACACACTAACACTATAGTATTCATCATAATAGTATTAGTAATGGCTTACTTAATGAAAAATACAAGATTTGGTAGATACTGCTATGTGGTTGGATCAAACAAGGAAGCAGGAAGATTATCAGGAATAAATGTAAACAAGCATGTTATAAAGGTATATGCAATAGAAGGTGTTTTAGCTGCAATAGCTGGTATATTACTAATGTCTAGTATAAATGTTGGTGCTCCAAGTGAAATAAATGGTCCAGATCTATTTGCAATGGCTGGTGCAATCATGGGTGGAGTACAATTCGGTGGAGGAGTAGGAACTATCGGTGGAGCTATGGTAGGAATATTTACTATACAAGTATTCCAAAGTGGATTAGCAATCCTTGGAATTAACTCATTCTTACAACAAGCTGTAACAGGAGCTGTTATTGTACTTGCTATAGTTGTTGACTTCTACAGAAAAGGAAGTTTATTTAAGAAAAAAGGCTAA